One Methylocapsa sp. D3K7 DNA window includes the following coding sequences:
- the dut gene encoding dUTP diphosphatase, protein MKPRAEAVKIGLKRLPHGKGLPLPAYQTPGAAGIDLLAALPLNTKIVLEPGGRHLVQTGIALAIPQDYEAQVRPRSGLARDHGVTVLNAPGTIDSDYRGEVGVLLINLGDEPFEIVRGARIAQLVVAACARAVLVETAELTVTQRDANGFGSTGTFTGWEEPK, encoded by the coding sequence GTGAAGCCCCGCGCGGAGGCCGTCAAGATCGGGCTGAAACGCTTGCCGCACGGCAAGGGCCTGCCCCTGCCCGCCTATCAAACGCCGGGCGCAGCCGGAATTGATCTTCTCGCCGCCTTACCGCTCAACACAAAAATCGTGCTCGAACCTGGCGGCCGGCATTTGGTGCAAACCGGTATCGCGCTCGCCATTCCGCAAGACTATGAGGCCCAGGTCAGGCCACGGTCCGGGCTCGCGCGGGATCATGGTGTCACGGTGCTCAACGCGCCCGGCACGATCGATTCCGATTATCGCGGCGAAGTCGGCGTGCTGTTGATCAATCTCGGCGATGAGCCCTTCGAAATCGTCCGGGGTGCCCGGATCGCCCAACTCGTCGTTGCGGCCTGCGCAAGGGCGGTACTCGTCGAAACGGCGGAGCTCACCGTGACCCAGCGCGACGCCAATGGATTTGGATCGACGGGGACCTTCACGGGATGGGAGGAGCCCAAGTGA
- a CDS encoding DUF1150 domain-containing protein produces the protein MLETNNAESRPLLTNEQLASLGGGRVAYVKPIRSEDLAQLFPAAPAVAPGLQLFALLGADGTPIVVTDSRDAAVANAMQQELEMVSLH, from the coding sequence ATGTTAGAAACGAACAATGCCGAATCCCGGCCCCTGTTGACGAATGAGCAGCTCGCGAGCCTTGGCGGCGGCCGCGTGGCCTATGTGAAACCGATCCGCTCCGAGGATCTTGCCCAGCTCTTCCCGGCAGCCCCGGCGGTTGCGCCTGGTCTGCAACTCTTCGCCTTGCTCGGCGCCGATGGCACCCCGATTGTGGTGACCGATTCGCGCGATGCCGCGGTGGCCAATGCGATGCAGCAGGAACTTGAGATGGTGAGCCTTCACTAA
- a CDS encoding GTP-binding protein, whose translation MREDKKPPPPFPLTLITGFLGAGKTSLLNRLLRDPLAAGTLVLVNEFGEIGLDHLLVERVDGDMLVMTSGCLCCSIRGELIAALEDILRRRDNGRIAPFDRVIIETTGLADPAPVLHTIMTHPYLALRFRLDGVITLIDAVNGSDTLEAHEEAVKQAAMADRLVLSKTDLLTNGEGLPELRARLARLNPGAILLDAAQGQATPEALLNLGIYDPDQKLPDVRRWLNAEAYPARADHDHPPGSHAHAVHRALDVNRHDARIRAFCIRHEVPLSAMALDLFIELLQGAHGPKLLRLKGIVALADDLARPLVIQGVQHVFHPPRRLPAWPDGDHATRIVFILRDLDQAFVDALWRAVADIPSPDSPDRAALTGNPLAPCKAGLLD comes from the coding sequence ATGAGGGAGGACAAGAAACCGCCGCCACCCTTTCCGCTGACCCTTATCACGGGTTTCCTGGGCGCCGGGAAAACCAGCCTTTTGAACCGCTTGTTGCGTGATCCGTTGGCTGCGGGCACTCTCGTCCTCGTCAATGAGTTTGGCGAAATCGGCCTCGATCATCTGCTCGTCGAACGGGTCGACGGCGACATGCTTGTGATGACATCTGGCTGTTTGTGCTGCTCGATCCGTGGCGAACTCATCGCGGCCTTGGAAGATATTTTGCGGCGGCGGGACAATGGCCGCATCGCGCCATTCGACCGGGTTATTATCGAGACCACCGGCCTTGCCGATCCAGCGCCGGTGCTGCACACGATCATGACGCATCCCTATCTCGCCTTGCGGTTCCGGCTTGACGGCGTCATTACCCTTATTGACGCGGTGAATGGAAGCGACACGCTTGAAGCGCACGAGGAAGCCGTAAAGCAGGCGGCGATGGCCGACCGGCTGGTCCTGAGCAAGACGGACCTCCTAACCAATGGGGAGGGCTTGCCGGAACTACGGGCGCGTCTCGCAAGGCTTAATCCAGGCGCGATATTGCTCGATGCGGCACAAGGCCAAGCCACGCCCGAGGCCCTTCTCAATCTTGGGATTTACGACCCTGACCAGAAACTCCCCGATGTGCGGCGCTGGCTGAACGCGGAGGCTTACCCGGCGCGGGCTGATCATGATCATCCGCCTGGCAGCCACGCACATGCTGTTCACAGAGCGCTTGACGTCAACCGGCACGATGCCCGCATTCGCGCGTTTTGCATCCGCCACGAAGTGCCGCTATCCGCGATGGCTCTCGATCTTTTCATCGAATTGCTGCAGGGCGCGCACGGGCCCAAACTTTTGCGGCTCAAGGGCATTGTGGCGCTGGCCGATGATCTTGCGAGGCCGCTTGTCATCCAGGGGGTGCAACATGTGTTTCATCCGCCGCGGCGGCTTCCAGCGTGGCCGGACGGGGATCATGCGACCCGGATCGTCTTTATTTTGCGGGATCTGGACCAAGCCTTCGTCGATGCATTGTGGCGTGCCGTGGCGGATATCCCGTCACCCGATAGCCCGGACCGTGCGGCGCTGACCGGCAATCCTCTGGCGCCTTGCAAAGCGGGATTGCTCGATTAA
- a CDS encoding Rrf2 family transcriptional regulator yields the protein MILLSRRGQLALAAVVDIAIHARPLPVAAKALAARLELPPRRLESLLQELVHANILKGVRGPRGGYELARERRRITAASILRAVSSETGGESGEAPHCQLVKQVVAPIVEAAGQVFLDKLETITIDDICRRTEDLKLWDEKTAGADFAI from the coding sequence GTGATACTTCTCTCCCGCCGTGGCCAGCTCGCGCTCGCCGCGGTTGTCGACATCGCAATCCACGCGCGTCCCCTGCCGGTCGCGGCCAAGGCACTCGCGGCGCGGCTCGAACTGCCGCCCCGGCGCCTCGAATCCCTGCTCCAGGAGCTTGTTCACGCCAATATCTTGAAAGGGGTGCGCGGCCCGCGCGGCGGTTATGAGTTGGCGCGCGAACGCCGCCGGATTACTGCGGCTTCCATTCTGCGGGCCGTATCCAGCGAAACGGGAGGCGAGTCCGGTGAGGCGCCACACTGCCAGCTTGTCAAGCAGGTGGTTGCACCGATCGTTGAGGCCGCCGGTCAAGTGTTTCTAGATAAGCTCGAGACCATCACGATCGACGACATCTGCCGACGCACGGAAGATCTAAAGCTGTGGGATGAAAAAACCGCTGGTGCGGATTTCGCGATTTGA
- the coaBC gene encoding bifunctional phosphopantothenoylcysteine decarboxylase/phosphopantothenate--cysteine ligase CoaBC, whose translation MTAFPEKRILLIIGGGIAAYKTLELIRRLRERGIFVRVVMTEAAKKFVTKLSVESLTGSEVFDELFALTGDSGMGHIELSRDADLLVAAPATADLLAKMAQGLAGDLASTLLLATDKKILAAPAMNVRMWLHPATQRSVALLQKDGVIFVGPESGDMACGEYGLGRMSEPAGILTAIEHLLSGDMRLPLPGDLSDESAGPGSLKGRRVVITSGPTHEPIDPVRYIANRSSGKQGHAIAAAAAAAGANVVLISGPVSLADPFGVKTIHVETAQEMLTQVEAALPADIFIGVAAVADWRVAETSLAKIKKHPEETPALTLVENPDILAAIGRRSKDRPALVVGFAAESEKLQENAQAKLIAKNCDMIVANDVTEAGVLGGESNKVSLLTKQGKENLPLMTKQKVAARLIEKIAGMLGGNGQ comes from the coding sequence ATGACCGCATTTCCGGAAAAACGCATTCTTCTCATCATCGGCGGCGGCATCGCCGCCTATAAGACGCTCGAACTCATCCGCCGTTTGCGCGAGCGGGGAATCTTTGTGCGGGTGGTGATGACGGAGGCTGCGAAAAAATTCGTGACAAAACTCTCCGTCGAAAGCTTGACCGGGAGTGAGGTTTTCGACGAGCTTTTCGCGCTCACTGGCGATTCCGGCATGGGCCATATCGAACTCTCCCGCGACGCCGACCTGCTTGTCGCAGCACCCGCAACCGCGGATCTTCTCGCCAAGATGGCGCAGGGCCTTGCAGGCGATCTCGCCTCAACGCTTTTGCTCGCCACCGATAAGAAAATCCTCGCCGCGCCCGCGATGAATGTGCGGATGTGGCTGCATCCGGCGACTCAGCGCAGCGTGGCACTTTTGCAAAAAGACGGGGTGATTTTTGTTGGCCCCGAATCGGGCGATATGGCTTGCGGCGAATATGGGCTGGGCCGGATGAGCGAACCAGCCGGCATTCTTACCGCGATCGAGCACTTGCTCTCGGGCGATATGCGGCTTCCGTTGCCTGGAGACCTTTCTGACGAATCGGCGGGCCCAGGATCCCTCAAAGGGCGGCGCGTGGTCATAACCTCGGGGCCGACGCATGAACCCATCGATCCGGTGCGCTATATCGCCAACCGCTCATCTGGCAAACAGGGCCATGCGATCGCCGCAGCAGCCGCAGCCGCCGGTGCCAATGTCGTTTTGATTTCGGGTCCGGTCTCGCTGGCCGATCCGTTTGGCGTCAAGACCATCCATGTCGAAACCGCACAGGAGATGTTGACGCAAGTCGAGGCGGCCCTGCCGGCCGATATTTTCATCGGCGTTGCGGCCGTCGCCGATTGGCGGGTGGCGGAAACCTCCCTTGCAAAAATCAAGAAACACCCAGAGGAAACGCCGGCTCTGACGCTTGTCGAAAATCCAGATATTTTGGCGGCGATCGGACGCCGTTCGAAGGACCGCCCGGCACTCGTAGTGGGTTTTGCGGCGGAAAGTGAAAAGCTTCAAGAAAACGCACAAGCAAAACTGATTGCCAAAAATTGCGATATGATCGTCGCCAATGATGTGACCGAGGCGGGCGTCCTCGGGGGAGAGAGCAATAAAGTGTCGCTTTTGACCAAGCAAGGCAAAGAGAATTTGCCCTTGATGACCAAGCAAAAAGTTGCCGCGAGACTGATCGAAAAGATTGCGGGCATGCTGGGCGGCAACGGCCAGTGA
- a CDS encoding LysR family transcriptional regulator, which yields MELQWIDDFLALSQTRNFTRAAKVRCTTQSAYSRRVQRLEEWLGAPLFYRQSRPVSLTPAGEEFLTRAHRLREDIFDTRRAVLSTSSHFKKTLRIYTTNTLAATFLPAWLAESKLENYSLIVASIAGCLEALKRKHADMSLIPHFGREDMLPGFDVQDIGEDRLVLVSAATQKRPVSCANNKLSGAVMVYTPGTAYGMQIAAMLDQHHIHIQESPVCESASAEALFAQVKAGLGSAWIPEILFRGSKVKRCAAPSFFDISYKILLIKPPQERNAG from the coding sequence ATGGAACTCCAATGGATTGATGATTTTCTTGCCTTAAGCCAGACACGGAATTTTACCCGCGCGGCGAAGGTGCGATGCACGACACAATCCGCTTATAGCCGCCGCGTGCAGAGGCTGGAGGAATGGCTCGGCGCGCCTTTGTTTTACAGGCAGTCGCGTCCCGTCAGCCTTACCCCCGCGGGAGAGGAATTTCTGACCCGTGCCCACAGGTTACGCGAAGATATCTTCGATACCCGTCGGGCCGTATTAAGCACGTCCAGCCATTTCAAGAAAACGTTGCGCATTTACACAACCAATACGCTCGCCGCCACCTTCCTTCCGGCATGGCTGGCCGAAAGCAAATTGGAAAATTACTCGCTGATTGTCGCGTCCATCGCGGGCTGTCTCGAGGCGCTCAAGCGAAAACATGCCGATATGAGCTTGATCCCGCATTTCGGCAGGGAAGATATGCTACCTGGCTTCGATGTTCAGGACATTGGCGAGGATCGTCTGGTGCTTGTCTCGGCCGCAACGCAAAAACGACCGGTGTCCTGCGCCAACAATAAGCTCAGCGGCGCTGTGATGGTCTATACGCCCGGCACGGCCTATGGGATGCAAATTGCCGCGATGTTGGATCAGCATCATATTCACATTCAGGAATCGCCGGTCTGCGAAAGCGCATCGGCGGAAGCTCTCTTCGCACAAGTGAAAGCGGGGCTGGGATCGGCATGGATTCCCGAAATCCTGTTCCGTGGCAGCAAAGTCAAAAGATGCGCGGCACCAAGCTTCTTCGATATTTCCTACAAAATCTTGCTGATTAAGCCGCCGCAAGAGCGGAATGCCGGGTAG
- a CDS encoding heme peroxidase family protein — MTGHHSIIQRGLSATRSLLAQGRFGRMFRNTPPAQFGRTEADNIANLSALADRMSAGFDPPKDGPDAEESGIPALYTYLGQFIDHDITYDPVSLLTKSQDPDGLVDFRTPALDLDNVYGRGPSDQPYIYDGLKFRLGDTLKGQDLADANDLPRFGGRALIGDPRNDENSIVSQLQSLFLRFHNRMVDDNPGLGFESVQERVRFHYQYIVLNDFLPRIISAPVLGALKTGSSYDQNKMKFFHWHNTPFMPVEFSVAAYRLGHSMIRPGYRLNSADDMLLPIFPVGELKVGLTGFQTMAVGRAIDWGRFIDIDNRAYGGDGEDAANKLRLQFAYRIDASLVSPLKKLPDLVASDPPPSLGLRNLERGWRLRLPSGQAVAKAMQINPLDDSDILIGKAVDVPDPGEEPVPIDQIANGAFAKNCPLWTYVLAEAAHQSTPLKIPVTGPPKTINTPQLGPVGGRIVAEVILGLIFGDPTSMLSLDPQWKPVTGPDFALKDFVAYALGQGPSLH; from the coding sequence ATGACCGGCCACCATAGCATTATCCAGCGCGGCCTGAGCGCAACCCGTTCCCTGCTCGCCCAGGGTCGGTTTGGCCGGATGTTTCGAAATACCCCGCCTGCCCAGTTCGGCCGTACCGAGGCCGATAACATCGCCAATCTTTCCGCTTTGGCGGACCGCATGTCTGCTGGATTTGACCCGCCAAAAGACGGACCCGATGCGGAGGAGAGCGGCATCCCCGCCCTTTACACCTACCTGGGTCAGTTCATCGACCACGATATCACCTACGATCCGGTGAGCTTGCTCACCAAATCACAAGATCCAGACGGCCTGGTCGACTTTCGCACTCCGGCCCTGGATCTCGACAACGTCTATGGCCGCGGGCCGAGCGACCAGCCCTACATCTATGACGGGCTCAAGTTTCGGCTGGGCGATACACTGAAAGGTCAGGATCTGGCGGACGCCAATGATCTGCCCAGATTCGGCGGCCGCGCCCTGATCGGCGATCCGCGCAATGACGAGAACAGCATCGTATCGCAACTACAGAGTCTTTTCCTCCGGTTCCATAACCGAATGGTCGACGATAATCCGGGTCTCGGTTTTGAAAGCGTGCAAGAAAGAGTGCGGTTCCACTATCAGTATATTGTCCTGAACGACTTTCTTCCGCGCATTATCAGCGCCCCAGTGCTCGGCGCGCTCAAGACAGGCTCCAGCTACGATCAGAATAAGATGAAGTTTTTTCATTGGCACAACACGCCCTTCATGCCCGTGGAGTTCTCCGTAGCGGCATACCGCCTGGGACATTCCATGATCAGACCGGGCTATCGACTCAACTCCGCTGATGACATGCTACTTCCAATATTCCCCGTCGGTGAGCTGAAGGTCGGACTGACCGGGTTCCAGACCATGGCGGTGGGTCGCGCTATTGACTGGGGCCGGTTCATCGACATCGACAACCGCGCTTATGGTGGCGATGGTGAGGACGCGGCCAATAAGCTGCGCCTCCAGTTTGCTTATCGGATTGATGCCTCATTGGTTAGTCCGCTCAAGAAACTTCCGGATCTTGTCGCGTCCGACCCACCGCCATCGCTGGGCCTACGCAATCTTGAGCGTGGATGGCGGCTCAGATTGCCATCGGGACAGGCGGTCGCTAAGGCGATGCAGATTAACCCGCTCGACGATTCTGATATCCTGATCGGAAAGGCTGTCGATGTTCCAGATCCGGGCGAAGAACCGGTGCCGATTGACCAGATCGCGAACGGTGCGTTTGCCAAGAACTGTCCGCTCTGGACCTATGTTCTCGCTGAAGCTGCCCATCAATCGACTCCGCTAAAAATCCCTGTCACAGGCCCACCGAAGACTATTAACACGCCACAACTCGGGCCGGTGGGCGGACGGATCGTTGCCGAGGTCATTCTCGGCTTGATCTTTGGCGATCCCACTTCAATGCTCTCGCTCGATCCCCAATGGAAGCCGGTGACGGGCCCGGATTTCGCGCTGAAAGATTTCGTCGCCTACGCCCTGGGTCAAGGGCCGTCGCTTCATTAG
- a CDS encoding RNA-binding S4 domain-containing protein → MNPKQRLDKWLWFARVAKTRSLASRLIAEGHVRLNARRIETPAKPVGPGDVLTIALEHRVRVLKILAAGTRREGFSQAALLFEDLSPRQENGCSNHLI, encoded by the coding sequence ATGAATCCAAAGCAGCGGCTTGATAAATGGCTGTGGTTTGCCCGCGTGGCAAAGACTCGCAGCCTGGCGTCCCGGCTTATAGCCGAAGGCCATGTTCGCTTGAATGCGCGACGAATTGAAACACCAGCGAAGCCGGTGGGTCCAGGTGACGTCCTGACGATCGCGCTCGAACATCGGGTGCGGGTTCTCAAAATCCTGGCTGCGGGGACCCGGAGGGAAGGATTTTCCCAGGCGGCGCTGCTTTTCGAGGACTTGAGCCCGCGTCAGGAAAACGGATGCTCAAATCATCTCATTTGA
- a CDS encoding CarD family transcriptional regulator, giving the protein MASVKKTMKSSEIKKAKKPGIRTPKVKASKRFAVSKAKKTVTKPALAAKPSVAKAASKVAAKKVAGKLAAKSLVAKALAARKAAEKAKLKTKRASAAPSRVTASKNKKMNKNLTKEINKKKTVAARRSPASKSQPVLPAKQVARATAAKRITASKRVAPLKPAATPKTAAVKVLRDDAISAPVTASKPVDGKTAAVQKAAAGKETAAALLAFKQNAARLSEARKRTAAASLSQPAVNNSSDLSLKSSEPTTVTKESKKVASMKTVPATDTNSTRPAANEAARESPRGESKSTFAPPNVLAKPLVPPVALTPVGSDASQANMVEARPMEKTSTPASKPAKAANSQRPMFKPGEFVVYPAHGVGQIVVIEEQEVAGFKLELYVISFIKDKMVLKVPTPKAASVGMRKLADASAIKAALDTLAGRARIKRTMWSRRAQEYEAKINSGDLNAIAEVVRDLYRSDTQPEQSYSERQLYEAALDRMTREIVVVEKLTETESLKVIEGQLQKGPRRGKAEDIDPDDAEIEEAA; this is encoded by the coding sequence ATGGCGTCTGTCAAGAAGACTATGAAATCCTCGGAAATTAAAAAGGCGAAAAAGCCAGGAATCCGGACCCCCAAGGTAAAAGCGTCGAAACGATTCGCGGTTTCCAAAGCCAAGAAAACGGTTACCAAGCCGGCGCTTGCCGCCAAGCCGTCCGTTGCCAAGGCCGCGTCGAAAGTTGCTGCCAAGAAGGTCGCGGGGAAGCTCGCCGCCAAGTCGCTCGTGGCGAAGGCGCTAGCGGCCAGAAAGGCTGCGGAAAAAGCGAAATTGAAAACCAAAAGGGCGTCCGCCGCACCATCCCGTGTCACCGCATCCAAGAACAAGAAGATGAACAAAAATTTGACCAAGGAAATCAACAAGAAAAAGACGGTCGCCGCACGCCGGTCTCCGGCATCGAAGAGCCAGCCGGTGCTCCCTGCAAAACAGGTTGCCCGCGCAACCGCCGCCAAACGGATCACGGCATCGAAACGCGTTGCGCCCTTAAAGCCTGCCGCCACGCCAAAAACTGCAGCCGTGAAGGTTTTGCGCGACGATGCCATCAGCGCGCCAGTTACGGCGAGCAAACCCGTGGACGGCAAAACGGCTGCCGTACAGAAAGCTGCCGCCGGCAAGGAGACCGCAGCGGCATTGCTGGCGTTTAAGCAGAATGCGGCGCGCCTCTCGGAAGCCCGCAAGCGCACAGCTGCCGCCTCTCTATCGCAGCCGGCCGTCAACAACTCTTCTGACCTGTCTCTTAAATCAAGCGAGCCGACAACGGTGACTAAGGAATCTAAGAAAGTTGCATCCATGAAAACTGTTCCCGCCACGGATACGAACTCCACACGTCCGGCGGCAAATGAGGCCGCCAGGGAGAGCCCCCGCGGTGAGAGCAAGAGCACGTTCGCGCCGCCTAATGTTTTGGCGAAGCCGCTGGTGCCCCCTGTCGCGCTGACGCCGGTCGGGAGCGATGCCTCACAAGCCAATATGGTGGAAGCAAGGCCGATGGAAAAAACCTCGACCCCCGCCTCGAAGCCGGCGAAGGCCGCCAATTCTCAACGGCCAATGTTCAAGCCTGGGGAGTTCGTGGTCTATCCAGCGCATGGCGTTGGCCAGATCGTCGTGATCGAAGAGCAGGAAGTCGCGGGCTTCAAACTTGAGCTTTATGTGATCAGCTTTATCAAGGACAAGATGGTTTTGAAGGTGCCGACGCCAAAGGCCGCGAGTGTCGGAATGCGCAAGCTCGCCGATGCCTCGGCCATCAAAGCTGCGCTCGACACCTTGGCGGGCCGGGCCCGCATCAAGAGAACCATGTGGTCGCGCCGGGCCCAGGAATATGAGGCCAAGATCAACTCCGGCGATTTGAATGCGATCGCTGAAGTGGTCCGCGATCTCTATCGCTCCGATACGCAGCCCGAGCAATCCTACTCCGAGCGGCAGCTCTACGAGGCAGCTCTCGATCGCATGACCCGCGAAATCGTTGTTGTGGAGAAGCTGACCGAGACGGAATCCTTGAAGGTGATCGAGGGACAATTGCAAAAGGGACCGCGCCGCGGCAAAGCCGAAGATATTGATCCCGATGACGCCGAGATCGAAGAAGCGGCGTAA
- a CDS encoding D-alanyl-D-alanine carboxypeptidase family protein, with protein MNTPHLNPPRLHAIPRAVRPGNTGRTPIHRLLGLMALLLALCVSRAGPALANPLLVIEMPSGAVLYEDHATEPWYPASLTKLMTVYVALSAVRDHRITFDTPLVVSARAAAMPPSKMGFRPGSLVTLDNALKMLMVKSANDMAVVIAEGVSGSIEAFAEDMNSAASELGLAQSHFVNPNGLPNPQHFSSARDFAILARALYITFPEQAKLFNIGAMRLGGDIIHNHNDLLGRYPGVDGMKTGFTCAAGFNIVASASQGGRQLIAVIMGAPNPRSRMIMAATLFDRGFTGIDKPSRSLADLAPQTSMAVPPDMHASVCGRKGKAIAEFNTDVSRLMAPLLARPAKTPATHDHLALITTEAFAKPLPMAPRIASVPRPAFEPVPVYLGAPAGFAGLVAQARPPHSAIGTPAPPETVSAYAATEAQATGDISSPLAPAADALPMKGQGMKAERAARSRHATRAELRHGRHGKIATVREGRHGHKAVKAARHTASAKIAAHEKSDKHKKLAGKQHPTAKAAIHAERAKSKKSEKHAGQ; from the coding sequence ATGAACACACCACATCTCAACCCGCCCCGTCTCCATGCAATCCCGAGAGCCGTTCGCCCGGGAAACACAGGGCGAACGCCTATACACCGTCTCTTGGGCCTTATGGCGTTGCTGCTCGCCCTCTGCGTGAGCCGAGCCGGCCCGGCGCTGGCAAATCCCCTGCTGGTGATTGAGATGCCGTCCGGCGCGGTCCTGTATGAAGACCATGCAACGGAGCCTTGGTATCCGGCTTCCCTGACCAAACTGATGACCGTCTATGTGGCTCTGAGCGCGGTACGCGACCATCGCATCACCTTTGATACGCCGCTCGTTGTCTCCGCCCGCGCGGCGGCGATGCCGCCATCCAAAATGGGCTTCCGGCCGGGCAGCCTGGTGACGCTCGACAACGCTCTGAAAATGCTGATGGTGAAGTCGGCGAACGACATGGCGGTCGTGATCGCGGAGGGCGTTTCGGGCTCCATCGAGGCGTTCGCCGAGGACATGAACAGCGCAGCGAGCGAGCTTGGCCTCGCCCAATCCCACTTCGTCAATCCCAACGGATTGCCGAACCCGCAGCATTTCTCATCGGCCCGCGACTTCGCGATTCTCGCGCGAGCGCTCTACATCACTTTTCCGGAGCAGGCGAAGCTTTTCAACATCGGTGCCATGCGGCTCGGTGGCGATATCATTCACAATCACAACGATCTTCTTGGCCGGTACCCTGGTGTCGATGGAATGAAAACCGGATTCACTTGCGCGGCGGGGTTCAACATCGTTGCCAGCGCAAGCCAGGGCGGCCGCCAGCTCATCGCGGTAATTATGGGGGCCCCTAATCCGCGCAGCCGGATGATCATGGCGGCGACCTTGTTCGATCGCGGTTTCACTGGAATAGACAAACCCTCGCGATCGCTTGCCGATCTTGCCCCGCAAACATCGATGGCGGTGCCGCCCGACATGCATGCGTCGGTGTGCGGCCGGAAGGGCAAGGCAATTGCTGAATTCAACACCGACGTCTCTCGTCTGATGGCTCCATTGCTCGCCCGCCCGGCGAAGACGCCCGCCACGCATGATCATTTGGCTTTGATCACCACAGAGGCCTTCGCCAAACCGCTGCCGATGGCGCCCCGTATTGCGTCGGTGCCGCGTCCAGCGTTCGAACCGGTCCCTGTTTATCTTGGGGCGCCCGCAGGGTTTGCCGGACTCGTCGCACAAGCGCGGCCGCCCCATTCGGCGATCGGCACACCGGCACCCCCCGAGACCGTGAGCGCCTACGCCGCGACTGAGGCGCAGGCGACAGGAGATATCAGTTCGCCGCTCGCTCCGGCTGCAGATGCGCTCCCGATGAAAGGGCAAGGCATGAAGGCGGAAAGGGCCGCGCGGTCTCGTCACGCGACGCGCGCCGAGTTGCGCCACGGCAGGCATGGGAAAATCGCCACGGTCCGCGAGGGCAGGCATGGGCACAAAGCCGTAAAGGCAGCCCGTCACACTGCGTCCGCCAAAATTGCCGCCCACGAAAAATCGGATAAGCACAAAAAACTTGCGGGGAAACAGCATCCCACGGCAAAGGCCGCCATCCATGCGGAAAGGGCAAAAAGCAAAAAATCGGAAAAGCATGCAGGGCAATGA
- the fdxA gene encoding ferredoxin FdxA — protein MTYVVVENCIKCKYMDCVEVCPVDCFYEGENMLVIHPDECIDCGVCEPECPAEAIKPDTEPGLEKWLKLNLELSASWPNVTVKRDAPPDAKEFDGKPGKLEAYFSANPGPGD, from the coding sequence ATGACCTATGTCGTCGTCGAAAATTGTATCAAGTGCAAATATATGGATTGTGTCGAGGTTTGCCCGGTGGATTGCTTCTACGAGGGCGAGAACATGCTGGTGATCCATCCTGATGAATGTATCGACTGCGGGGTCTGCGAGCCCGAATGCCCTGCCGAGGCGATCAAGCCGGATACGGAGCCGGGGCTGGAGAAATGGCTTAAGCTTAATCTTGAACTTTCGGCATCTTGGCCAAATGTAACGGTTAAGCGGGATGCTCCTCCGGACGCCAAGGAATTTGACGGCAAGCCAGGCAAACTCGAGGCCTATTTTTCCGCCAATCCGGGCCCGGGAGACTAA
- a CDS encoding PadR family transcriptional regulator — protein sequence MHFHRFSHSCAQRDGAYGGGERRRHFGLFGARRRMFDQGDVRLVILKLISEKPSHGYEIIKAIEDRLGGAYAPSPGVVYPALTLLEEQGMIRVESTDGPRKLYAITPDGETLLERNRGLVDAIFGRIAEINARHGGGPAPQILRAMENLKLALRLRLSQGPLSAEQVAKISDILDAAAKGVEGS from the coding sequence ATGCATTTTCACCGTTTTTCCCATTCCTGCGCACAGCGCGACGGCGCTTATGGCGGCGGCGAGCGGCGCCGGCATTTTGGTTTATTTGGCGCCCGCCGCCGGATGTTCGACCAGGGCGACGTCCGCCTCGTTATTTTGAAACTGATCAGTGAAAAACCCTCGCACGGCTACGAAATCATCAAGGCGATCGAGGATCGTTTGGGGGGCGCTTATGCGCCGAGCCCCGGCGTCGTCTATCCAGCCCTGACGCTTCTTGAAGAGCAGGGGATGATCCGCGTCGAGTCGACCGATGGGCCGCGCAAGCTTTATGCGATCACGCCGGATGGCGAAACCTTGCTGGAACGCAATCGCGGCCTGGTCGACGCGATCTTCGGCCGCATCGCGGAAATCAATGCCCGTCACGGCGGCGGCCCGGCGCCGCAAATTCTGCGGGCGATGGAAAATCTGAAACTCGCCTTGCGGCTGCGCCTCTCACAAGGCCCGCTCAGCGCCGAACAGGTCGCGAAGATCTCCGATATTCTCGATGCCGCCGCCAAGGGGGTGGAGGGGAGCTAG